In Paractinoplanes brasiliensis, the following proteins share a genomic window:
- a CDS encoding LysR family transcriptional regulator — translation MTPTQLRAYSAVVRLGSVKQAAAHLSVSESAVSLHIAQLRRELGDQLFSRTAAGLAFTPGGLRLASRATELLGLQDITVLEVSAAGRGRRLLRVGASSLFAEHAAPGLIELFAGRADDLDLELSVREPGAFLTLLQTRTIDIAIGPQPAVLEPGFGSRPVMNYRVVVVAGPDHPLVHQRPSAARLRDQTWLLGPSAAAEVGAVPDLLRRLGVPEANQQIYQSNAAALEEAKRGHGVTPALSFAVAPDVRNGRLVQLPGPHAQLDAGWHAITLADQGNPSAAAELARFASTPRAIQAMMRGAGAKVGHFRPSVHVTLWS, via the coding sequence ATGACACCGACACAGCTGCGCGCCTACTCGGCCGTCGTCCGGCTCGGCTCGGTCAAACAGGCCGCCGCGCACCTGTCGGTGTCGGAGTCGGCGGTCTCGCTCCACATCGCGCAGTTGCGCCGCGAGCTGGGTGACCAGTTGTTCTCGCGGACGGCCGCGGGCCTGGCCTTCACCCCCGGCGGCCTGCGCCTGGCCAGCCGGGCCACCGAGCTGCTGGGCCTGCAGGACATCACCGTCCTCGAGGTCAGCGCGGCCGGTCGCGGACGCCGGCTGCTGCGGGTGGGCGCGTCCAGCCTGTTCGCCGAGCACGCCGCACCGGGCCTGATCGAGCTGTTCGCGGGCCGCGCCGACGACCTCGACCTGGAGCTGAGCGTGCGCGAGCCGGGCGCGTTCCTCACGCTGCTGCAGACCCGCACGATCGACATCGCGATCGGGCCCCAGCCTGCCGTGCTCGAGCCGGGGTTCGGCTCGCGGCCCGTCATGAACTATCGCGTCGTGGTCGTGGCCGGCCCCGACCACCCGCTCGTCCACCAGCGCCCGTCGGCCGCCCGGCTGCGCGACCAGACCTGGCTGCTGGGCCCGTCCGCCGCGGCCGAGGTGGGCGCGGTGCCCGACCTGCTGCGCCGCCTCGGCGTGCCCGAGGCCAACCAGCAGATCTATCAGAGCAACGCCGCCGCCCTGGAAGAGGCGAAACGCGGGCACGGGGTGACACCGGCGCTGTCGTTCGCCGTCGCGCCCGACGTCCGCAACGGCCGGCTGGTGCAACTGCCCGGCCCGCACGCGCAGCTGGACGCCGGCTGGCACGCGATCACCCTGGCCGACCAGGGCAACCCGTCGGCGGCGGCCGAGCTCGCCCGGTTCGCCTCCACGCCGCGGGCGATCCAGGCCATGATGCGCGGCGCGGGCGCCAAGGTCGGCCACTTCCGGCCGTCGGTGCACGTCACGCTCTGGAGCTGA